A portion of the Rhinolophus sinicus isolate RSC01 linkage group LG03, ASM3656204v1, whole genome shotgun sequence genome contains these proteins:
- the XRCC3 gene encoding DNA repair protein XRCC3 isoform X2: MDLDQLDLNPRIIAAIKKAKLKSIKEVLHFSGPDLQRLTGLPSPDVQCLLSTASSHLRGRSVFTALDLHRLEDSFPAQHQRLSLGCPVLDGLLRGGLPLDGITELAGRSSAGKTQLALQLCLAVQFPRQHGGLEAGAVYICTEDAFPSKRLQQLIAQQQSLRTDVPGEVVQKIKFGNHVFIEHAADVDTLLACVSKKVPVLLSRGMARLLVIDSVAAPFRCESDTPASAPRARRLQALGAALRQLSATYQSPVLCVNQGPGGAAVSGPWNRLVQPAVHEADG, encoded by the exons TTGGATCAACTGGACCTGAATCCCAGAATTATTGCTGCAATTAAGAAAG CCAAACTGAAATCCATAAAGGaggttttgcatttttctggaCCGGACTTGCAGAGACTGACCGGCCTCCCCAGCCCTGATGTGCAGTGCTTGCTGAGCACAGCCTCCTCACACTTGCGGGGCCGCAGTGTGTTCACAG CCCTCGACCTGCACCGGCTGGAGGACAGCTTCCCCGCGCAGCACCAGCGCCTGAGCCTGGGCTGCCCGGTGCTGGACGGGCTCCTCCGCGGCGGCCTGCCCCTCGACGGCATCACCGAGCTGGCGGGACGCAGCTCGGCCGGGAAGACCCAGCTGGCGCTGCAGCTCTGCCTGGCGGTGCAGTTCCCACGGCAGCACGGAGGCCTGGAGGCCG GGGCCGTGTACATCTGCACCGAGGATGCCTTCCCCAGCAAGCGTCTGCAGCAGCTCATCGCCCAGCAGCAGAGCCTGCGGACGGATGTCCCGGGGGAGGTGGTCCAGAAGATCAAGTTTGGAAACCACGTCTTCATCGAGCACGCAGCCGACGTG GACACCCTACTGGCGTGTGTGAGCAAGAAAGTGCCAGTGCTGCTGTCCCGGGGAATGGCCCGCCTGCTGGTCATCGACTCGGTGGCAGCCCCATTTCGCTGTGAGTCTGACACGCCAGCCTCGGCGCCCAGGGCCCGGCGTCTACAGGCGCTGGGGGCTGCACTGCGCCAGCTGAGTGCCACCTACCAGAGCCCTGTGCTGTGCGTCAACCAG ggcccgGGAGGAGCGGCTGTCTCCGGCCCTTGGAATCGCCTGGTCCAACCAGCTGTTCATGAGGCTGATGGCTGA
- the XRCC3 gene encoding DNA repair protein XRCC3 isoform X1 gives MDLDQLDLNPRIIAAIKKAKLKSIKEVLHFSGPDLQRLTGLPSPDVQCLLSTASSHLRGRSVFTALDLHRLEDSFPAQHQRLSLGCPVLDGLLRGGLPLDGITELAGRSSAGKTQLALQLCLAVQFPRQHGGLEAGAVYICTEDAFPSKRLQQLIAQQQSLRTDVPGEVVQKIKFGNHVFIEHAADVDTLLACVSKKVPVLLSRGMARLLVIDSVAAPFRCESDTPASAPRARRLQALGAALRQLSATYQSPVLCVNQVTEAVEEQGAVPGPPGAREERLSPALGIAWSNQLFMRLMADRHRPEDAIAMQSHPTRTLSVVFAPHLPPSSCSYTVTAEGVQGTPGTQSC, from the exons TTGGATCAACTGGACCTGAATCCCAGAATTATTGCTGCAATTAAGAAAG CCAAACTGAAATCCATAAAGGaggttttgcatttttctggaCCGGACTTGCAGAGACTGACCGGCCTCCCCAGCCCTGATGTGCAGTGCTTGCTGAGCACAGCCTCCTCACACTTGCGGGGCCGCAGTGTGTTCACAG CCCTCGACCTGCACCGGCTGGAGGACAGCTTCCCCGCGCAGCACCAGCGCCTGAGCCTGGGCTGCCCGGTGCTGGACGGGCTCCTCCGCGGCGGCCTGCCCCTCGACGGCATCACCGAGCTGGCGGGACGCAGCTCGGCCGGGAAGACCCAGCTGGCGCTGCAGCTCTGCCTGGCGGTGCAGTTCCCACGGCAGCACGGAGGCCTGGAGGCCG GGGCCGTGTACATCTGCACCGAGGATGCCTTCCCCAGCAAGCGTCTGCAGCAGCTCATCGCCCAGCAGCAGAGCCTGCGGACGGATGTCCCGGGGGAGGTGGTCCAGAAGATCAAGTTTGGAAACCACGTCTTCATCGAGCACGCAGCCGACGTG GACACCCTACTGGCGTGTGTGAGCAAGAAAGTGCCAGTGCTGCTGTCCCGGGGAATGGCCCGCCTGCTGGTCATCGACTCGGTGGCAGCCCCATTTCGCTGTGAGTCTGACACGCCAGCCTCGGCGCCCAGGGCCCGGCGTCTACAGGCGCTGGGGGCTGCACTGCGCCAGCTGAGTGCCACCTACCAGAGCCCTGTGCTGTGCGTCAACCAG GTGACAGAGGCTGTGGAGGAGCAGGGCGCGGTGCCTGGGCCACCAGG ggcccgGGAGGAGCGGCTGTCTCCGGCCCTTGGAATCGCCTGGTCCAACCAGCTGTTCATGAGGCTGATGGCTGACCGGCACCGCCCTGAGGACGCCATCGCCATGCAGAGCCACCCCACCCGCACCCTGAGCGTGGTCTTcgcccctcacctgcccccctCATCCTGTTCCTACACAGTCACTGCCGAGGGCGTGCAAGGGACACCTGGGACCCAGTCCTGCTGA